GCACTGCAGCAAAATCCCCATTAACCTAGGAGTGTGCTTTGGGTGGTGTGTTGGATCCATGTATTAAGAACAAGTTTTGAAATTTTCTCTTCATTAGGTAATGCCAAAGAGGCTCAAGGACATTGCACTGAAGGCTCAGTGAAACTGAATCAATCTCCTGCTCTTTTAGgcctagaatcatagaatggttttggttggaaaggaccttaaagatcatctagttccaacccccctgccatgggcagggacaccctccactagaccaggttgcccaaagccccatccaacctggccttgaacacttccagggatggggcatccacagcttctccaagtaacctgttccagggcctcaccactcccatagagaattttttcctaatatctaatataaagctacccttcttcagcttaaggccattcccccttgtcctatcactacatgcccttgtgaacagtccctcaccagctttcctgtaggcccctttagtgcaggaccttgcgcttggcctttTGGAATTTCATGAGGGTTGCACAGTCCCACCTCTCAGgactgtcaaggtccctctggatggcatcccttccctccagcgtgttgaccacaccacacagcttggtgtcatcggcaaacttgctgagggtgcacttgatcccactgtccatgttgctgacaaagatgttaaacagtgccggtcccagtactgaccctgaggaatgccactcgtcactgttctccacttggacattgagctgttgaccacaactctttaaGTGCGGcaatccagccaattccttatccaccaagcaGTCCATGTCtatccaatttagagacaaggatgtcatgcgggacagtgtcaaaggctttgcacaagtccaggtagatgacatcagttgctcttcccttatccaccaatgctgtaacctcatcatagaaggccactaaaTTTGttaggcacgatttgcccttacagaagccatgttggctgtcacaaatcacttccttattttccatgtgccttagcataatttcaaggagcatctgctccatgatcttgctgggcatggaggtgagactgacccATCtatagttccccaggtcttgcttttttccctttttaaaaatggggggtatgtttcccctttcccagttagtgggaacttcaccggactgccatgacttctcaaatatgttagatagtggcttagccacttcatccgccagtttCCTTAGAacctgcagatgcatctcatcaggtcccatggacttgtgcaccttcaggttccttagatattcatgagcctgatcttctcctacagtgggcggttctgctttctcccagtccctgcctttgccttctgtgacttgagctatgtggctagagcacttgctggtgaagactgaggcaaaaaattcattgagtacctcagacttctccatatcctggttAACCAAGTCTcacatttccttccagagagagCCCACATTTTCCGTAGTCTTCCTTTCACTGCTaacctatagaagcttttcttgttgcccttgatgtccctggccaggtttaattctatcagggctttagctttcctaacctgatccttGTCTGCttagacagtttctctgtattcctcccaggctatcTGCacttgcttccaccctctgtaggcttcctttttgtgtttgagtttgtccaggagctccttattcatccatgcaggtctcctggtgtttttgcctgacttcctctttgttgggatgcatcactcctgagcttgcaGGAGGTGATATTCTTGAATACTAACCAtctttcttgggcccctcttccctccagggctttatcccatggtactctaccaagcagatccctgaagaggccaaagtctgctctcctgaagtccagggtagtgagcttgctgtgcgccctcctcgctgcgctaaggatcttgaactccaccatttcatggtcactgcagccaaggctgcccgtgagcttcacattccctaCCAGTCTTcccttgttggtgagaacaaggtccagcatggcatcTATCCTCATTGGCTTCTCTATCACTTGGAAGAGGAaattatcatcaatgcattccaggagcctcctggattgcttatgccctgctgtgttgtctgtccaacagatattgggttggttgaagtcccccatgaggaccagggcttgtgaatgtgaggctgctcctatctgtctatagagggcctcatctaCTCAGTCCTCCTtgtcaggtggcctgtagcagacctcCACTACAatgtcacctgtccctgccctccctttaatcctgacccataagctctttgttggctcctcatccatccccaggtggagctccatgcactccagttgatcattgacatagagggtgacaccctctgcctgtccttcctaaagagcctgtatccttccattccaatatcgtcataggagccatcccaccacatctccgtgatgccaataagatcgTAGCCCTGCAGACATGCACgtgtctccaactcctcttgtttattccccatgcgACCTGCATTTGCACAGAGGCATTGAAGTTGGGCCCCCgatgaagctgacttactggctggagtaGGCTTCTTAATATATTGCAATGCCTCTGAAccctcttttctcccctgctAGTCCTGACTattcctctgtgtttttttgAACCAGATTGTCTAAGATATCACCTAAATTTATCCATGTGTCTCCAAAATTGCAAATGATAAGTTGGAGTTAAGCCAGACGACTTTAACAGGAATACGCGTAGTCGTGCCTGTTAGATCACAGcctctgtgatttttctgaTCAATGCAGAGAGatattaatttcaaatgcaTATTTCATGCTTAGAGGTAACTTTGGCCCAATTTGTCCTTTTCATTGAAGATATATCTCAGCCTTCAGTTGTAGTTTGTAGCCAGGACTATATGAAGCCAGTATGTATCACCCAAAACCACCTGGAACCTGTCTGCTCACCTGAAGATTGTGCAAATGTTAAATTGGATAAAATCTCCTCTTTGAACACTATTAGGTGAGTTAAATGTGTCAGCCTTTATGTCTGGACGTGGGCAGGATAAATGGCTCTCATACAGGAAAACAGTGAGTAGTATTGTAGCTACTGCAGAAAATTTCACATATGCTCTACCGTGTTGTGTTGGCAAGGCTCCGAAGCAGCATAAAGAAAGGGCACATTGCTCACGGTGCTAGCACATATGATTAAAGATACAGCAAGACAAGTAGCAATCTCTCAcaagagatttaaaaatcacttatttAGAAAACCGATGCTTCCAAATCACTGAGCAAGATAAAAAGCCCACAGGGAAAACTTGATCTTATTATAATCTGAACTACCAGCTACTCTGCTACCATAGCCCAAAATATTCAGATGTTCTGGATACCTTCCAAAATCTGTGTCCCCATCAATCTTTAGATGTTGGTTTTAAGtggttgggttttcttctttcttttttcttattctaaaagacatttttcagttgctttcattctttttcttatgaATTTTTAAGAGCTATACAAtgtataaaacatgaaaatactaATTTCCTGAACTAATTTCTTGTCACTTACCAAACGGAAACATGAGCTGTATGTTTATATCAGGAATAACAACACTCTGGTTGTTTGTTTGGAGCAGGTGCATATGTTACCAGATAAAAGCAGATATCTCACAACTGTTTTCCTTGACTTCTGAAACACCACCAGCTTCCGGTGATGAAATCTCTATAACTCTTCTTCTAATCTTGTTTGACTGTCTGTCGTTTTGGTTTTAATAGTGGCTCTGCTTTTCTGATATACCTGGTTACAGTAATCTCTTACAGTCGTTCTGTAGCCTCACGGGCTACTGCAACTGAATTAATTATAGCAAAGTGCTGCAATAGAACAGCAATAATGTTCTTTGAGGTGTGTATTACACCAGATTCCCAGatggatgatttttttaataaactcaGCTTCACCGCATGTATCAGTTTTCTCAACTGTCTAGAAACCAAGTTTACACGTGCAGCTCTCTCTCACACATTTGCGCATGATTTATCTGGGCTAAGGGACCACACTGATGTACATCAAGCAAAGGTGAAAAGCTGTTGCACATATAGGTAATTTTAATccattccatttttaaataccacaataaatttaattttcacaataaattaaatagCCATATTCAGTTTACAAAATAGAATTACTTAGTGTGAAACCAGTATTTACAAACATTGTACACTATGTACACGATGTTCAGCTTTGTCAACACACAAgcatagaaggaaaaattatttgacctttttttgACATATGGTTGACATGCTACAAGTGACACTATGGTCCATACAATAAAACAATAGTGCAAACTCACCACAGGAACTCTGAAACAATGTAGTTGGTATGAGATAAgatattaatttcaaataataagaaaatagtACTATCCACTCTCATTGTAAAAATTCAGCACTGGGTTTAAAGTGTCAGTATTCCTTTAGCAATATACATACCAAATATAGCCTGAAGATTATGCTTTCTCACAGCTTCACAGACTTTTGACATGGATTTTTATGGCATAAACTAATGTTCTTCTTAGATCAGTAAGTATGTCACATAAACACTTCACTAAGCGAGAGgaacactgacccttttaacGGTGTCTGACTTTATCTCCCTAAATACCTCCTTTCCCTTTATTATTATATCTTAAGAGATGCAACTATGCTGACAGTAAATTTATGTTAGTTACTACTCTGTAGAAAAAATTGATCCCACCGTATATTTGGTCACACACTGCATATGTACACGTATGCatgaaaaaagttacttttataGCCGTGTCTATGAAAAGTGCATATTTTAGCAGAGACATTTATTGCATGTCTCAGGTGCAACAGAAAGTGTTGTATGAAGTTTAATTTAGGGCCAGTTAAATGTCCTCCCAGTGATCTGGTAAAATTTTTGATTAAAAGGATGAAAGAACTTGCGCAATTTGGTAATGACAGAGGTATCCACCTCTGGATGGATGCGTCCCTTGCTACCCGCCAGGCACTTGTTAAAGACAATGTTAAATCGCAAGCAGTAAAACCCTCTGGTGGCATTGAAGTATAAATTGTACTGACTTATCCTTGGAGGAAGATTTAGGAACTTCTCGACCAGCTGGAGTTCTGGCAGTGGTTCTGTGATGAGCCGGTCTCCGTCCACGATATGAAACTGCTCGATTGGGAAGTATTTTAACCATCTCTCCAGATGTTTTGTGTAGATGCTGGTTCTCACCGCCTTATACTTAGTGTTCACTTCGCAGGTGTTAGGATCAATAGCCAGCTTCTCAAATTTGTAGtaagttttattctttctttccttaccTTCCAGCACCTGAGTGTAATCCGAAATAGCTCGTGTGGTAGGTTCCCTGACAATGATCAATAATTTGATAGATGAATTCATTTTGTAAATCCTTTCAGGTACTTCCTCGGTGATAAAATACGCGGGGCTTTTCTCAATTGTTATTTGATGAGGgtaagaaaaaggcatttttttccgGTACCACTCAATCCCCTTGGCATAGTTCTCATCATTGTCAAAGAAGTGAATCTCTTGAGAAGCTTTGACCACTGCGGGGTGAAGGTTCAGCATCTCCAGCAGCGCTCGGGTGCCTCCTTTCCGCACCCCAATGATAATGGCCTTGGGAAGCTGCTGAACCAGATTGTGCAGTCGAATTTGTTCCTTGGTGGCATTGCCCTTTCGGAACTCGTGGAGCAGCCCTCGCTTGAACTGCAGAGCTCGCAGCGGGATTTCGTCCTGGCTGCGGGGTCCAAATCGACCGTCgatggggcagaggggctgcaaTCTGCAAGCAAGATAAGAGGTATTTGTAAGACAAGGGTATCTCTCAAGGCAAGTTTTCTGTGTAAGGCAGTCACGCTCATGGAAACCTTTCACAATGTGATGTGATGTGTGCATctttcaacttttattttattctgccaGTGATTAAATTGTTTGTGAATAGTTTGATTATTTATTCTAGTGTTTTGCTATGATTTGGCTGAGCAACTCCTAACTCTACCCTTCTGCTCTTTTCAAGCGTAAGTACTCTGATTACCGTTCTTGGGGTTTCTTGAACCTTATCTCACCTCGCACGTTGCTGATTACTATGTGATTGCTTTGGCAGTTTTTAAGACATTctaagattaattttctttggtcATTTTGATCTGAAAATCCAGTTCATTTAAGTCATCTTTTTCCAACACTTTTCCTGTTCTAGCCTGAATTATTTCCTGTGCTTCCCATTGTGTTGAGTTTATTAGCTGTAGATCCACAGATGGTCTGTTTAGTGAAGAGGACCAAAAGGGACGAAAAACAGCTCTCTAGGCATCACCTTTcagttttttccctcctgttcaGAAGGTGTCTGGTGTTTTCCCTGGGACAAAATCAGAAAGACCAAGGTTCTGAATCAGGCATGATTAGCAAGGCACAGaaagaacagcaagaaaagtttttaaaaatgcatctcttGCATCATTACATCAATGATTTTTTATCATCACTTATGTGTCCTCCCACTGAACCTCATTTTGTGCCTTACTGTTTCTTATTTGGCCCCTGTGTTTTTGTGCTATTCTTTTATATTCATCTCAAATTATTTCACCTACTTTCCACTTTTCTAATGCTTCCTTCTTGTATTTGATGTCACTGAATGCAAGAAATGATTcagtaagaaaaatgttaaagttTTGCTACTACTGAACCTTGAATAAGCTCTCACGCTACTCCCAAATCAGCACTTTGGTTATTATACAGGCCAATATTACACTGAAGATGAAATTGGTGTGTAGAGAGAGCTTCCAAAGTCctacagaaaaatatcattAGTAATTTTGTGGAGCCATGCTCTCCAAAATTAAGGGTATGTAAGAACAAAGGTTGCCTAGGCAATTTTAATATGAGCTCgctgtgcatatatatattatgATACGGTTTTTAAATTACATGGCCACATGCTATTATTTTTCACAGGACCCCTGCCTCAATCAGTATAGCAGATGGGCAATGCTCATTAATAGCTGTTTAGGTATTCAGTATTTATTCTGGTTTCTCAGCATGTGGCCCCTCACTCATTTACTGTATATTATTCAAACCCTGCTTTCAGGACAgagttatttatttctttatggcTTTTCCATCCATCACTGCTTGTTGGGGTCTCTAATTTGACACTGATGCTAGGACAATGGATGGTTGGGACAAAGTAAGTTTGATCCCCGTGGCTGACCCGCTAGCTGTTTCCTTGATTATCCAGATGCTGAGAGATAAAGCCTGTCCGGACAGAGATGAAGAAACAACCCAGATGACATTGCTGGGTTCACATTAGCTCTAGCTAAGTCCTGCAGGCTAATTACAAAGTTTGATGAGAAGTGAGTTCCTGTTGTTACTTCTTTTCTCAGGTTTCCAGTgtcatcttttcctttgctctctgcCATCTCCTAAGAGCCTGACTTGGTCACAAAGACTGAAGCATTGCAACACCGATGCAAACTTGCcaataataaaaaaccaaaaacaacaacagaaaaaaaaaccaacacagaatAAGCAGAAAGCAATGTCTTGACTTTACATTGCTACAGTTTGGTCAGACTGTGGTGTGGCTGGTAAGACGGTCTTTCTGCAGTAGCAAGGTGGT
The DNA window shown above is from Grus americana isolate bGruAme1 chromosome 3, bGruAme1.mat, whole genome shotgun sequence and carries:
- the HS3ST5 gene encoding heparan sulfate glucosamine 3-O-sulfotransferase 5, translated to MLFKQQALLRQKLFVLGSLAIGSLLYLVARVGSLDRLQPLCPIDGRFGPRSQDEIPLRALQFKRGLLHEFRKGNATKEQIRLHNLVQQLPKAIIIGVRKGGTRALLEMLNLHPAVVKASQEIHFFDNDENYAKGIEWYRKKMPFSYPHQITIEKSPAYFITEEVPERIYKMNSSIKLLIIVREPTTRAISDYTQVLEGKERKNKTYYKFEKLAIDPNTCEVNTKYKAVRTSIYTKHLERWLKYFPIEQFHIVDGDRLITEPLPELQLVEKFLNLPPRISQYNLYFNATRGFYCLRFNIVFNKCLAGSKGRIHPEVDTSVITKLRKFFHPFNQKFYQITGRTFNWP